From one Hyphomicrobiales bacterium genomic stretch:
- the prfA gene encoding peptide chain release factor 1, whose product MASIPDDKLERLVARWQFIQRELSSSSDQETFVRLSKEFAELDPIVATIGELRSARREHADLEALIDDAATDVEMRELAEGEIGEATRRIEQLEHELRVHLLPRDAADERSAILEVRAGAGGDEAALFAADLFRMYQRYAEEKGWKSEIISVSESAIGGYKEIIANIRGAGVFARLKFESGVHRVQRIPATESGGRIHTSAATVAVLPEAEEIDIEIRPEDIRIDTMRASGAGGQHVNTTDSAVRLTHLPTGLIVTSSEKSQHQNRARAMQVLRARLYEMERDRADRERAAQRRGQVGSGDRSQRIRTYNFPQGRVTDHRIGLTLHKLEAVLDGVALDEIIDALVTDHQASQLAAMESEGANA is encoded by the coding sequence ATGGCATCGATTCCCGACGACAAGCTGGAGCGGCTGGTGGCGCGCTGGCAGTTCATTCAGCGCGAGCTGTCGTCCTCGTCCGATCAGGAGACGTTCGTGCGCCTCTCCAAGGAGTTCGCCGAACTCGATCCGATCGTGGCGACCATCGGCGAATTGCGCTCCGCCCGCCGCGAGCATGCCGATCTCGAGGCCCTGATCGACGATGCCGCGACGGACGTCGAGATGCGCGAGTTGGCGGAGGGCGAGATCGGCGAGGCCACCCGCAGGATCGAACAGCTCGAGCACGAGCTTCGCGTGCACCTCCTGCCGCGCGATGCGGCCGACGAAAGGAGCGCCATCCTCGAGGTTCGCGCTGGCGCCGGCGGCGACGAGGCAGCCCTGTTCGCGGCCGACCTCTTTCGCATGTACCAGCGCTACGCCGAGGAGAAGGGATGGAAATCCGAGATCATCAGCGTCTCCGAGAGCGCCATCGGCGGTTATAAGGAGATCATCGCGAACATCCGGGGAGCCGGCGTCTTTGCCCGGCTCAAGTTCGAATCCGGGGTTCACCGCGTGCAGCGCATTCCAGCGACCGAATCGGGCGGCCGCATCCATACCTCCGCCGCGACCGTCGCCGTCCTGCCCGAGGCCGAGGAGATCGACATCGAGATCCGCCCGGAGGATATTCGCATCGACACCATGCGCGCCTCGGGTGCCGGTGGCCAGCATGTCAACACCACCGACAGCGCCGTTCGCTTGACGCACCTGCCGACGGGCCTCATCGTCACCTCGAGCGAGAAGTCCCAACACCAGAATCGCGCCCGCGCCATGCAGGTTCTGCGCGCCCGCCTCTATGAAATGGAGCGTGATCGGGCCGACCGGGAACGTGCGGCACAGCGCCGCGGCCAGGTCGGCTCCGGCGACCGCTCGCAGCGCATCCGCACCTACAACTTTCCGCAGGGGCGCGTGACCGACCACCGCATCGGCCTCACTCTACACAAGCTCGAAGCCGTTCTCGACGGTGTTGCCCTCGACGAGATCATCGACGCTCTGGTCACCGACCACCAGGCGAGCCAGCTCGCCGCCATGGAGTCCGAGGGCGCCAATGCGTGA
- the prmC gene encoding peptide chain release factor N(5)-glutamine methyltransferase, protein MRETDVAAGGAGCDQAASALEGWARSLMAAATPPTLERTLAALRSELARVAVDAPAFEARQLLAEATGLEPARLIAASAEPLAEPAAGRLEMMLTRRLAGEPLSRILGRRAFMGLDLRITADVLDPRADSETLIVAADELVRTGRLSAPRRILDLGTGSGALALALLELFPDAVATAVDISAPALAVAAGNAVRHDLARRIAFVAGSWFDALGDPVADARGYDLIVANPPYIASREMVELAVAVRDHDPSVALDGGPDGLAAYRAIVSRIGRHLSPDGAALFEFGQGQGDLVESIVLAAGLAIMPRGAPTHHDLAGIERLLVIIRTACCRNQLE, encoded by the coding sequence ATGCGTGAGACGGACGTCGCTGCGGGTGGCGCAGGTTGCGACCAGGCGGCCAGTGCGCTCGAGGGATGGGCCCGCTCATTGATGGCGGCCGCGACACCGCCGACACTCGAGCGCACGCTCGCGGCCCTGCGTTCCGAGCTTGCACGCGTCGCCGTCGACGCTCCGGCTTTCGAGGCGCGCCAGCTCCTCGCCGAGGCGACCGGGCTCGAGCCTGCCCGTTTGATCGCAGCCTCCGCCGAGCCGTTGGCGGAGCCGGCCGCCGGGCGCCTCGAGATGATGCTGACCCGCCGGCTCGCCGGTGAACCCTTGAGCAGAATCCTCGGACGGCGCGCCTTCATGGGGCTCGATCTGCGGATCACCGCGGACGTGCTCGACCCGCGCGCCGATAGCGAGACGCTGATCGTTGCGGCCGACGAACTCGTGCGAACGGGCCGCCTGAGCGCGCCGCGGCGAATCCTCGATCTCGGGACCGGCTCGGGCGCTCTCGCGCTCGCCCTTCTCGAGCTGTTCCCCGATGCCGTAGCCACCGCCGTCGACATCAGCGCCCCGGCCCTGGCGGTCGCCGCCGGCAACGCCGTGCGCCACGATCTCGCCCGCCGCATCGCCTTCGTCGCCGGCTCCTGGTTCGATGCCCTGGGTGATCCGGTCGCCGACGCTCGAGGCTATGATTTGATTGTCGCCAATCCGCCTTACATCGCGAGTAGAGAGATGGTCGAACTCGCCGTTGCGGTGCGCGACCACGATCCGAGCGTGGCCCTCGACGGTGGGCCGGATGGGCTGGCGGCCTACCGGGCGATCGTCTCGCGCATCGGCCGGCATCTGTCGCCCGATGGGGCAGCGTTGTTCGAATTCGGGCAGGGACAGGGTGACCTTGTCGAATCGATCGTTCTGGCTGCCGGCCTTGCAATCATGCCGCGTGGCGCACCGACACATCACGATCTCGCCGGTATCGAACGTTTGTTGGTGATCATTCGCACAGCGTGTTGCAGAAACCAGTTGGAATGA
- a CDS encoding DUF4167 domain-containing protein — translation MRQGQQNRRGRSRGRKPQNPLSRNFESNGPDVKIRGTAAHIAEKYNSLARDALASGDLVQAENYLQHAEHYNRIIMAAQAHTHGSGMDANGNGQHRPRRPGEAGFSTDDDYDDDMDGDDEPAMEHIPGRNEQPVVHDAFGHTSQAIPGGSPMASTEHAEQHRSSERHERGERQDRGERQERVERQERGERGERHERGGERLDRSRQRRTRSHSRPRTHSHEGEGAADAPVVSTGESVQS, via the coding sequence ATGAGGCAAGGACAGCAGAACCGCCGCGGCCGCAGCCGTGGCCGCAAGCCGCAGAATCCACTGAGCCGCAACTTCGAATCGAACGGCCCGGACGTGAAGATTCGTGGCACCGCCGCGCACATTGCCGAGAAGTACAATTCGTTGGCGCGAGATGCGCTCGCGTCCGGTGACCTCGTCCAGGCCGAGAATTATCTCCAGCACGCCGAGCACTACAATCGCATCATAATGGCGGCCCAGGCCCACACGCACGGGTCCGGAATGGACGCCAACGGCAATGGCCAGCACCGGCCGAGAAGGCCAGGAGAGGCCGGCTTTTCCACTGATGACGACTACGATGACGACATGGACGGCGACGACGAACCGGCGATGGAGCATATTCCGGGTCGCAACGAGCAACCCGTCGTGCACGATGCCTTCGGCCACACGTCGCAGGCCATTCCGGGCGGCTCGCCCATGGCGTCCACGGAACACGCCGAGCAACACCGCTCCAGTGAGCGCCATGAGCGCGGTGAGCGTCAGGATCGCGGAGAACGTCAGGAGCGCGTAGAACGTCAAGAGCGCGGTGAGCGTGGGGAACGCCACGAGCGCGGCGGCGAGCGGCTCGATCGTTCGCGTCAGCGCCGAACCCGCTCCCATTCGCGCCCCCGAACCCATTCTCACGAGGGCGAGGGTGCCGCCGACGCTCCGGTCGTCAGCACGGGCGAGTCCGTTCAAAGCTGA
- a CDS encoding MOSC domain-containing protein, which translates to MSEPVVAAIERYPVKGLGAQALDEVVLEANSMLPLDRVYAIENGGGRFDALAPRHLPKVNYLMLMRNERLATLETSFEEEGHVLTIRRAGRQVARGALSTSIGRQLIEQFLAAYLKSDLRGAPRIVSAEGHHFSDCESRWLHVVNLASVRDLARIAGREIDPRRFRANLYVDGIPAWQEHAWLDCGMRVGAAHMRIVARTERCEATDVDPSSGARDMSIPRLLERTFGHTDFGVYVRVAEAGRIAVGDPVSIGSSARPAARCDDAAP; encoded by the coding sequence ATGAGTGAACCCGTCGTCGCGGCGATCGAACGCTATCCGGTGAAGGGTCTCGGAGCGCAAGCGCTCGACGAGGTCGTCCTCGAGGCGAACAGCATGCTACCGCTCGACCGGGTCTATGCGATCGAGAACGGCGGCGGGCGTTTCGATGCTCTGGCGCCGCGCCATCTACCCAAAGTCAACTACCTCATGCTCATGCGCAACGAGCGCCTCGCGACGCTCGAAACCTCGTTCGAGGAGGAGGGGCACGTGCTGACCATCCGTCGCGCCGGGCGACAGGTGGCGCGAGGCGCGCTGTCGACGAGCATCGGGCGCCAACTCATCGAGCAGTTCCTGGCCGCCTACCTCAAGTCCGATCTACGGGGTGCGCCGCGCATCGTCTCGGCCGAGGGTCACCACTTCTCCGACTGCGAGAGCCGGTGGCTCCATGTCGTCAATCTCGCGAGCGTGCGTGATCTCGCCCGGATCGCGGGCCGTGAAATCGATCCTCGGCGGTTCCGCGCGAACCTCTATGTCGACGGGATACCGGCCTGGCAGGAGCACGCATGGCTCGATTGCGGCATGCGGGTCGGTGCCGCGCACATGCGGATCGTCGCAAGAACGGAACGGTGCGAGGCGACCGACGTCGATCCCTCCAGCGGAGCGCGAGACATGTCGATCCCGCGCCTTCTCGAGCGAACGTTCGGGCACACGGATTTCGGTGTCTACGTGCGTGTGGCGGAGGCTGGACGGATCGCGGTCGGCGATCCGGTGAGCATCGGCTCGTCCGCACGGCCGGCGGCGCGTTGCGACGACGCGGCGCCCTGA
- a CDS encoding DUF4279 domain-containing protein yields the protein MNYDDAYPTCRETFATFRVITCAHDRARIDASMAGITATKVVERTSTGHLAWLCRTRGQVDSRDVRRHVDWLLDLVEPRSAALANLAGEGAEIDIFCYWLSASGHGGPTLSPAQLRRLAALGIEIAFDVYFDDEPSEPVHLAAEASNDEERERP from the coding sequence ATGAACTACGATGATGCCTATCCGACCTGCCGCGAAACCTTCGCGACTTTTCGCGTGATCACATGCGCGCACGATCGCGCAAGGATCGACGCCTCGATGGCTGGCATCACGGCGACCAAGGTCGTCGAGCGAACTTCGACGGGGCATCTCGCTTGGCTGTGCCGCACGAGAGGGCAGGTCGACTCGCGTGACGTGCGCCGGCACGTCGACTGGTTGCTGGACTTGGTCGAGCCGCGATCCGCCGCGCTCGCCAATCTCGCCGGCGAGGGGGCGGAGATCGATATCTTCTGCTACTGGCTTTCGGCCAGCGGACATGGCGGGCCAACCCTGTCGCCGGCCCAGCTGCGTAGGCTCGCCGCACTCGGCATCGAGATCGCGTTCGACGTCTACTTCGATGACGAGCCGAGCGAGCCGGTCCATCTGGCGGCCGAAGCCAGCAACGACGAGGAGCGCGAAAGGCCATGA